The DNA window GTTACCTCTTAAAAAATGGAGGATGATTAAAAATTTCATAATGAAGAAATGAGAATTGTGAGAACGCTTTTTTAATATCAAAGGTAGTCAGTTTGACAAAGGCCCATATCTTCTGgacctccttctttctttttgtgccAATTAGTCAATCATGCCAATGGGATGAGATGAAGTCATCACTTACATTAGGGATGAAAGACATTGGCCATTTTGGCCAAGTGTCTTGCTTGTAGCCCAGTTTGGGTTCTGGAACACCTTTCCtgggaaaaaataaattacttttaatttgtaTGTTTCTTGTGGGATAGCAAGATCACTCACTCTTCTCTAACAACACAGACTCAGAGCTTAGATTCATCTCTCAGACATTTATTGATCTTCTCTCTGTGGAGACAGCTCAAGTCAGATGGATAGTCTGGGAGGATACAGGAAGGTACAATAGCTCTAACACTGTCTAGGAAGGTAGGTGGGGGGTCGGATGACCAAAGCTTTAGAGCAGGGATATTGAAATTGACAAAAGTCAGGTTAGCTGGGAGGTTTAGGGTATTTTGTGAGTTTGAGCTGGGGACCCCAAAGCATTCACTGGTGAGGTTGAGTGGTTCTAGTAATGGtgcattagaaagaaaaaaaaaacctcggTGGTGGGCTCAAGGAACACGAGCCACACTTCTGATTCACCCTGAGGCAATGGGCACGGCACTGGGACATTGGGCAGCATCAGCAGCTGCTCCTCTTCTCACAGATCCAGCCATCCTTCTCATTGGTACACGGTGCATCATTCCACAGCCCCGAGTGTAGCATCATGACACAATCCTCATGTCCTCTGGAATCGTTGGGCTCTCCAGAGTTCCAGTGGCTGTGGTGgttcatttggggggggggttgttactGTGAGTCTGGGCTGACGATAGACCTAGGGTTCAGCTTTCCTTCTCTTGTTGCTTGGCTCTGGGATAGATACCTTAAATGTCTCATTTGAGTTTATATCTGCAGTGTACATTTGTAAGGGCTCAGAATTTAACTCTTAGCCAATTCCCAGGATCTAGCTTTTCCATTCTTAAAAAGTTAGTTTAGGGACAGTGGAGATTGCTCAGTGAAAAAGAATGCTTGTTAAACAaacataaggacttgagttcaaatcccaattAGTTACATAAAAATCCAGGTGTggctgtgtatgtgtttataatcCTAgcagggtggggtttggagactGGAGAGTCGCTGGGTTTTTCTGGCTGTTAGTCAACCTAGAtctaggttcactgagagaccctgtcttaatggAATAAAGCAAGGAATGGTAGAACAGAATATCCAGAGTTCTCTCCTAGCCTTTGCATGAGCATACATGGGTGTGCACAGCACCATATACACCCACCCACCAAAGCATCAGCAACAATCCTCTCCCAGGAATCTAGTCTTTTAGACATATCCAAAAACATTTTCCTTAGGATCAAACTTAACTCTCTTTTCAAATCTCTCTTGGAGCCTTCTCTTTACCTGAAGGTGAGTGAGACTCCATCTACCCATTGGTAGCTTTGAATCTTGCCAAGGCGGCGAATCGCTTTCAGACCCAACCAGTAGCCTCTGCCATGTGTATGCTGACTCAGGAAGCCCTGGAAGGGAGTGGAGATGCCAGTTGGCCAAGTCTGTCTGCCTGACATCCCGGACCACATCAGTTCAGGTGAACTCTGATTCTCCTTTGCCAAGTCCCAGCTGCATACCTGCTCATCTGGGCCTTTGACAATCACCAAGTGGGCACCATGGCCTGAACAGTAGCTCTGTGCTGTGCCCCATATAGCCTGTGTCTCAGAGAAATAATAGCAGGAGCCTTGGAAGTATAACCACGATGTGGGGCACTGCTCACAGGTTCCTGTTGGGTGGTGAGAGTCAGAGAGATGGATTGTTATGGAATGGGGCCACTGGAATGCCATGGAGGGTGTTACACACCGAAGAAACACGGTTTAGGTCAAAGGGCTTGTCTGGTGGAAATTGAAGCCTTGAAAGCCCCAGGCAGGGTCCACTCCCCCCATCCTTGCTCACTGTTCTGTTGCCTGACAGCTTCCAGCGCCTGGAGCAGCTCACTGCGCATGTCCTCACGATCTCTGCCTGCTTTAGCCAAGCCCTGGGTCACTACAGGGTCAGAACAGTGGACATTTAGAGCTGCGTTAAGATTGGGACTTACATATAGGTCAAGGTCTATGTCCATTGTCAGTTCATGGTTGGTATTGGGGTCAAGAACAACTTCCGTCTGGGTGGGGTGGTTTCAGTTActcctgaaggctgaggcagaggaggattgcaagttcaaggctaaatTGGGCTACAGAGTTTAAGTTCATCccgggcaacttagtgagaccctgtctcaaaataaaatgtaaaacgaGGCTGGTGTTtgagcatctgcctagaatcccccagcaAGGGGCTGGGGGACAGTGAGGAAagcctgcctagcatgtgaagccctaggttccatcaTCAGGGACCTGAGGACTCAGGACTGTACTGCAGAGAAGGGGTGTGGCTATGGTCGGGCGGGCGTGGAAGGTCAGGGGTCGGGGAAAGTCAGGGGTCAGGGAGGGGGTTGTGCTCAGCTTCAGGTCTCACCATGCTCCTGCAGTTCTTTAAGGGTGCTCTCCTGCTCCATCAGCTTTGCCTGTGTGTCCTTAAACTCAGCGAGTGTGGCTTGCAACTGCGCTTTAATCCCGGAGCCTATGTGGGGATGGGGCGACCTTCTGAGGCCAGCCCGCCTCTCCCCCACGTGCCTCTGCCACCCCACCTGTCCCGTTTCCCAGCCCCACAGCTCAAAAGCCTCCACCAAGCCCGTTCCTTACAGCAGTTCCTGCAGGCTCCGACATCCTCTTTCAGGGCACTCAACATCATCTTTTGCTCTGAGGCTGGAATgacccccccgccacacacacact is part of the Onychomys torridus chromosome 17, mOncTor1.1, whole genome shotgun sequence genome and encodes:
- the LOC118568979 gene encoding C-type lectin domain family 4 member G-like — its product is MDTGGYSKLDTAVEEVPRGQLGRWEYYKQRIFFLVLAFLVATMLWALVLSTLLSKASSQRRMLLSHQDLLKTNASEQKMMLSALKEDVGACRNCCSGIKAQLQATLAEFKDTQAKLMEQESTLKELQEHVTQGLAKAGRDREDMRSELLQALEAVRQQNRTCEQCPTSWLYFQGSCYYFSETQAIWGTAQSYCSGHGAHLVIVKGPDEQGFLSQHTHGRGYWLGLKAIRRLGKIQSYQWVDGVSLTFSHWNSGEPNDSRGHEDCVMMLHSGLWNDAPCTNEKDGWICEKRSSC